The genomic region CCCGATGGCCCTCGCAGGACGTGACGCCGGAGCGTCATGCCCTTTTCGGGGGACCCGCCGTCGACCGGGTGGTCGATGCGCTCGGCAGCTCGGTGCTCTACCTGATGGCAGGCGGCACCGGGATCGACCGGGAGGTGCTGGACGTGCAGATCCTGGCGCCCGGTGAGGCCAACGACATCGACCCGCAGGTGCTCGCGCTGGCTGTCTGGCCGGTCGGTGACCAGGACGTCACCGGGATCGAGTGACGCAGCAGTCGATATCTGCACATGACCCCCGTCGCTCGACCACCGCACCCTTCGGTGATCGAGCAGCGAGGAAGAAGCGCGTCCGGATCCCGTTGGCGCACCGAAGGTCTCGACTCGTTGGTCGCTCGGCTACCGCACTCTTCGGTGATCGGGCAAGCGACGAAGGAGCGCGGCGAGATCCCGTTGCCGCACCGAAGGTCTCGACTCGTTGGTCGCTCGGCTACCGCACTCTTCGGTGATCGGGCAAGCGACGAAGGAGCGCGGCGAGATCCCGTTGCCGCACCGAAGGTCTCGACTCCTGCATCGCTACCACCGCACATTTCACCGATCGAACAAGCGACGAACGAGCGCGTCGAGATCCCGTTGGCGCACCGAAGGTCTCGACTCGCTGCGTCGCTCGACCACCGCACTCTTCAGTGATCGGGCAAGCGACGAAGGAGCGCGTCGAGATCCGGCTGGCGCACCGAAGGTCCCGACTCGTTGGTCGCTCGGCTACCGCACCTTTCTGTGATCGAGCAAGCGACGAAGGAGCGCGTCGAGATCCCGTCACGCCAGCACCGGGTGCGCATCGCAACCCCAGCAACCGCCAACGGGACCGATGACATCGTGACCGGATCGTGATCGCATCTGTTGTCCCACAGTGACTTTCCAAGCCTCGACTGTCGGACCCGTTGAGTAGCGTTACCCTCATGAACAGCACCAGCGGGACGAGCGTCGCGGACACCCGCGCACACATCGCCGCGCTGAATGTCGGGCTGAAGACGCTGCACACCAACCTGTTCCAGTGCCCCACCGGCGAGCTGGGTGACTTCCTGAGTGAGCTCGCCGAACTCCGCGCCTTGGCGGGCGCTGCCAGTGTGATCGTCACCGCGGACGCCGAGACCCGCGGTGTGGTGGAAGCGTCCCAGTCGGCGTCGACCCGCGGCTGGGTCGCCGAACACGGCTGGCACTCCCGCCGCGAAGCAACCACCATCGCGAAAGCCGCGCACATCCTGCGCCGCCCGGAACTCGCAGAGATCGCCGACTCCATCCGCACCGCCGACATCGACCTGGCGACCGCTGTGGTGGTGCAGGGCGAGTACGACAAACTGGCGCCCGAGCTGCTGCCCGGCGCGCACCCCATCGTGCTGAAGCAACTGGTGAACCACGGCGCCGAACACGGACCCCGCGGCGTTCGGGAATTGCGCCAGTGGATCATCGCGCACCACAGCAAGCCCGACGAGTTCGCTGACTTCCAGGACCGCTGCCGCCGCCACATCTCACTGTCATCGCCGACCGAAACGTCCACCGGGCTGCACGAATACCGCCTTGTCGTCGACAACGAAGGCCTCAGCATCCTGGAAGCAGCCATCCAAACCCTCGCAGCACCCCGACCCGATGCGGCTACCGGCGAGCGGGACAACCGGCCCACCGACCGGCGCCGCGGCGAAGCCCTCATCGAAGCCCTCCGCCGATCCGTCCTCGCTCAAGGACAGGGCGCCACCGCAGCCGTGACTGCAACCGTGAACGTCACGATGCACTTGGATGATCTGCAGCAACGAACCGGCGCCGCAACCTGCACCGGAACCATCGCCGACGGCACCCTGCTCGCACCCGACACCGCCCGCAAACTCGCCTGCGACGCCGGGATCATCCCGATGGTCCTCGGCGCCGACGGCGCCGTCCTGGACTGCGGTAAGGAACAGCGACTGTTCACCCTCGCTCAGAAACGGATGTTGTGGGCCCGCGACCGGCACTGCACATTCCCCGGCTGCGACATCCCCGCCCAGTGGTGCGACGCGCACCACCTCGTCCACTGGATCGACGGCGGCCCCACCGACCTCGACAACGCCGCACTGCTCTGCCCGGCCCACCACACCATCGTCCACCGCGACGAACTGAACGGCGAAGTCACTGCGGGACAGGTGGTCTGGGATCGCAGACCCGGTTCCTACCGACCGACACGACGCCCAGCACCACCCGACCGAACGGTCTCGGCGGACCTGGGGTTACCCCGTCAACGCGCGGTATCGCCTCCGCTGCGAATCTGAACCGGCCAGCCCATCCGTGCTCCCAGCGCGCCCCGTTTCTCCGGGGTGTTCACGAGCCGGACCTACCCTGGCGGCATGACGGTGCTCGGAGTCGACGGCTGGACCGGGGGCTGGGTCGGGGTCGAACTCGATGACCGGGGCGTTGTCGCCACCCACGTCGCCGCTGAGATCGACCAGCTGGTCGCCGGCTGCCCGGATGTCACCGTCGTGGGGATCGACATGCCGATCGGTCTCGCCGACCAGGGGGTGCGGGCGTGCGACCTGGCGGGCCGTCTCCTGCTCGGGTCCCGGCGAGCCACCCTGTTCCCGGTGCCGACCCGGGATGCGCTGGTGTGCGAGGACTACCAGCAAGCGCTGATCATCAGCCGGGAGCAGGGCAGCGGAGGGTTCTCGCGCCAGGCCTGGAGCCTGCGCGGCAAGATCCTGCAGATCGATCGGTGGTACCCGGCCGCGACGCGCGCCGGTCTGGCGGTCCACGAGGTGCACCCCGAGCTGTCGTTCGCGGCGATCGCCGGGTCCGTGCTCCCCGAGTCGAAGAAGACCTGGGCGGGGCTGCGGCGCCGGCTGGCGCTGCTCGCGGAGCAAAGCATCGTGGTTCCCGATGCGCCCGGACCCGCGGCCACCGTGCCGTCCGATGATGTGCTCGACGCAGCGGTGGTTGCCTGGACGGCGCGCCGCATCGCTGCCGGTACCGCGGAGAGCATTCCCGATGTACCGCAGCGGTTCTCGGACGGAATCGGGTGCGCGATCCGCCGCTGAGTGCCCGGCGGTGGCCCGGCAACGCTGGAATCCAGACCCGATTGGTGGTGGGACCGGTTGTATCGCAACGGGATCTCGACTCACTCTGTTCGCTCGATCACCGGAGTTCCGGTGGCCTGGTGACGCTGGAGTCCAGACCCGATTGGTGGTGGGACCGGTGGTATCGCAACGGGATCTCGTCGTGCCCCTTCGTCGTTTGCTCGATCACCGTGAGGTCAGTCGCGCATCAGGCCGTCAAGTGGATCTTCCCGGCGTCGGCGGCGGCGAGCAGTACAGGGCCGTCCTCGAGCGGTGCAGTGGTGTCCACCAGCGGCGTCGGATCGATCGAGCCATCGGCGAACGCGGCGATGGTCTCGGCCATCGCGGGTGATCCGGACAGGTTGCCGATCAACCGGATGTCCCTGGTCACCAGGTCGCGGGTGTCGATCGGGGTCGGATCACCGTTGATGCCGACGCAGACGACGGTGCCGCCGGGTCGGACGAGTTCCAACGCCAGCTGCGGCATGCCGGCACCGCCGGATGCCTCGATCACCACGTCGAAATCACTGGGGATTCCGCCGGGCCGCGTCAGGTCATCGCGTCGCCAGGCCTTTCGAGCCCCGAACCCGATCGCGCGGTCCAGGCCCCTGTCGGACCGACCGATCACCTCGACCTCTGCGCCAAGCCTCGCCGCGAACGCCGTCGCCATCGAGCCGAGCGCCCCGGGGCCGATCACCGCGACCCGTTGACCTGCAACAACTCCACCCTCGCGCACCGCCCGCGCACCGTTGGCCGCCGGCTCGACCAGTGCGGCCGCGGAATCGTCCACCCCGTCCGGGATCCGATGCAAGCAGGTCGTCGGCACCAGAAGTTCGTCCGCAGCCGCGCCGTGCCAGCCACCGAGCACTCCGATCTCGAACCGCTCGGCACAGACGTGCTGCTGGCCCCCGCGACAGCGCGGGCACGTGCCGCAACCCAACATGGTGTCACCGGTGACCCGGGCGCCCACCCAGTCGGGGTCGCCGGGCGCAGCGGTCACGGTGCCCACCCACTCGTGACCGATCCGCAGCGGATAGCGCGCCCCGCCGGTCTGCAGGTACGGCATGGTGCCGCGGAAGAACGCGAGGTCGGTTCCGCACAGACCGACCCGGTGGATGCGCACCACGGCCTGACCTGCTCGCGGGTCGGGCACCGGGACGTCGTCGATCTGGGCATCCAGGGGTCCGTGCAGCACCAGAGCTCGCATGGGGAGACTGTAGGGGTGGGACGGTTCTGCCGGAACCGTCGGAGCCGCAGGACGAGAGCGGGTACATGGTGGGCAGGGTGGGTGGGAGGAAAATCATGGACATTGCCGAGCTGGGGTTCGACCCGACCGATCGGGCTTTCCTCGCCGACCCGTACCCGGTCTACACCCGATTGCGGGCCGCCGGGCGTGCCCTGCCGGACGACAGCGGGCGCTGGTACCTCCCGCACTTCGCCGATGTCCATGCGGCGCTGCGGCACCGCGGACTCGGCAGGATCTACCAGCACCGCTTCACCGACGAGGAGTTCGGTCGCCCGGCGACGGAGCAGCAGCACCCCCGCTGGGCGGAATCGGAGCGGTGGTCGTTGCTGAACCTGGAACCGCCGGACCACACCAGGATCCGACGGATGGTGAGCAGCGTGTTCACCGCGAAAGCCGTCGCCGGGCTGCGGCCCGTGATCGAACGCGCCGCCAGCGACCAGTGGGACGCTGCCGGCTCCGGCGGCGAAGTCGAGCTGATCGCCGACTATGCGCAGCCGTTCTCGATCACGGTCATCTGCGCATTGCTCGGGGTCCCCGTCCAGGACGGTCCCGACCTGCTGCGCTGGTCGCACGCCATCGTGAAGATGTACGAGCTGCACTCGACCCCCGCCGAGCGGTCGGCTGCCGAGCAGGCTTCGGCAGAGTTCATCGAATACACGCAAGGTTTGATCGCCCGCAAGCGAGCCGAACCGCTGGACGATCTGGTGACCCGGCTGGTGCAGGTGCGCGAGGACGGCGGCGGGTTGACCGACGCCGAGATCGTGAGCACCGTCATCGTGCTGCTCAACGCCGGTCATGAGGCAACCGTCAACACCTTGGGCAACGGGATGCGTGCGCTGCTGCGGCATCCGGAGCAGTGGCAGCGGATCGTGACGGGTGAGGTGTCGACAGCCGACGCCGCAGAGGAGATGCTGCGCTGGGACGCCCCGCTGCAGCTCTTCGAACGTTGGGTGCTCGACGACGGTGTCGAGCTGGCTGGGCGCACGTTCACCCGCGGGGACCGGATCGCGATGCTGTTCGGGTCGGCCAACCGCGATCCGCAGCGCTTTCCAGATGCGGACGCGTTCGACGTCGGCCGCGGTGACGCCGCGCACATCGGATTCGGTGCCGGCACCCATTTCTGCATCGGTGCTCCGTTGGCACGGCTGGAGCTGGACGTGTCGCTGGAGCGCATCCGCAGCGCGGCCCCCGAATTGAGCGCGGCAGCGGAGCCGGAATACCAGCCGTACTTCGTCATCCGCGGCTTGCAGGCGCTCCACCTGCGTACGGTGGCGTGATGAGTCGAGCAGCCCTGCAGCCGCTGGATCCGCTGGGAATCGCCGACCTGCTGTCCGACGAGGAACGCGCGGTCCGGGACGCGGCCCGCGAGGTGGCCGATCGGCTGGTCCAGCCGCACATCGCCGGATGGTTCGAGGACGGCACGGTGCCCGACGTGCGCGGTCTGTTCACTGAACTCGGCCGCACCGGCCTGCTCGGGATGCACCTGGAGGGCTACGGCTGCGCCGGAGTCTCGGCGACTGCCTACGGCCTGGCCTGCACGGAGTTGGAGGCCACCGACTCAGGGTTCCGGTCGATGGTGTCGGTCCAGGGATCGCTGGCCATGTACGCCATCCACCGCTGGGGCAGCGAGGAGCAGAAGCAGCAGTGGCTGCCCGGAATGGCCGCCGGGGAGACGATCGGCTGCTTCGGTCTCACCGAACCGGATTCCGGGTCCGACCCTGGGTCGATGACCACCCGCGCAACCCGCGACGGTGACGACTGGCTGATCACCGGCCGCAAGATGTGGATCACCAATGCCCCGGTCGCCGACATCGCCGTGGTGTGGGCGCAGACGACGGACGACCCGAGCGGCATCCGCGGGTTCATCGTGCCGACCGGCGGCGAGGGCCTGCAGACGCCGACGATCCACCACAAGCTGTCGTTGCGTGCGTCGATCACCGGCGAGCTGGTACTCGATGGGGTCCGGGTCCCGGTGTCCGCGGAACTGCCTGGCGCGCAGGGCCTCCGTGGTCCGCTGTCATGTCTCAACGAGGCCAGGTTCGGGATCATCTTCGGGGTGATGGGTGCCGCTCGCGCCTCGTTCTCGGCTGCGCTGTCGTACGCGGCCGACCGTACCCAGTTCGGCCGGCCGATCGCCGGATTCCAACTGACACAGGCGAAATTGGCCGAGATGGCCGCTTCCCTGTCGACCGGATCCCTGCTGGCACTGCACCTGGGGCTTCGTAAGGACGCAGGCACGCTGCTGCCCGCACAGGTGAGCCTCGGCAAGATGAACAACGTCCGGGCGGCCCTCGAGATCTGCCGGACCGCGCGGACCATCCTGGGCGGCAACGGGATCTCGCTGGAGTATCCGGTGATCCGGCACATGGTGAACCTCGAGACGGTGCTCACCTACGAGGGCACGCACGAGATGCACACCCTGGTGCTCGGCCAGGCGCTGACCGGTATCGACGCCTTCCGCTGATCCCCGGTCAGCGCCGCGTGGTCCAGGTCGATCTCGGCATCCGGTGGTGCTGCACGCAATCGACGGCTCAACGCCGAGAGGTGCTCCTCGGCGGCGCAATTTCGCACACGACCCGTCGAAAACGTGCCGCATCCGGTCCTTGACACCGATCTGTGCTGGGCGGGTGGACAAAGTGCTCGTCGTCACTGTCGTCCTGCTGTCGTATGCGCTGATCGCAGTGCTGCTGATGGCACTCGGGCGTCGAGTACGGCGATCTGGCCGCGGCGGCGATGCGCTGGGTCCGTTCGAGGAACTGTGGCACCCCGCTGCCCACCGGGCCCGTGCCGAGGTGCGGACCCACGACTCCCGCCGGGAACCGGCGCCGTCACCCGGAGATCCGCCGCAGGACTGCTGACGAATCAGAGGTCGCCCAGGTCGAGCACGAACCGGTAGCGGACATCGTTGCGTCGCAACCGTTCGAGAGCCGTCATCACCTGCGCCGACGGAACCACCTCGACGTCGGCGACGATCCCGTGCTCGCCACAGAAGTCCAGCAGGTCCTGGGTGTACCGGTGGCCGCCGCTCCCGGCCGAGGCGAGGCTCTTGCGTCCCACCAACAGGTCGAGGGTGTCGACCTCGATCGCGCCGAGGTACCCGACGACGCACAGCGTGCCGTCCATGGCGACGGTGCGCAGGTAAGGAGACAGATCGTGTGCCACCGGGACGCAGTCGAGGACGAAGTCGAAGCGATGGGCGGCCGCAGCCATCGCGACCTCGTCAGTGGACACCACGACCTGATCAGCACCCAGCCGGTATGCGTCGCTCGCCTTCGCCTCCGAGGTGGTGAACACGGTGATGTCGGCGCCCAGCGCGTGAGCGAGCTTGACGGCCAGGTGACCCAGTCCACCCAGGCCCGCCACCGCGACCGAGCTGCCGGGTCCGATCTCCCAGCGACGCAACGGTTCCCAGACGGTGATCCCGGCGCACATCAGCGGCGCGACGCTGGCCGGATCGAGCTCGGTAGGGCGATGGTAGGCGAAGCGCTCGCGGACTACGTAGCTGTCCGAGTACGCACCCAAAGTGGGGCTGCCGTCGTGCCGGTCGACGCCACCGTAGGTCAGCGTGGGGAAGTCGCGGCAGAAGTTCTCCTGCCCCGCCCGGCAGGGGTCGCACATCCCGCAGGAATCCACGATGTTGCCGACCGCCACCGGGTCTCCGACCGCGAAGTCGGTGACGTCGACGCCGATCGCGGTCACCTCCCCGACGAACTCGTGACCGGGAACCACCGGGAACGCCCCCGGCGTGTCCGCCGGTGTGTTCAGGGCGTGCAGATCGGTGTGGCAGACGCCGCAGTGGGTGACCCGGACGGCGAGGTCGTCGGGTCGGAGGTCCCGTCGATCGAAGGTCCACCGCTCGAGCGGCCCGCCCGTGGTGGTGGCCCGGTAGCCCGTCGTCGTGGTCATGGATTCTCCTCGCGTTCCTGGTGCCAACCAACTGGTTGGTTGCTTGCCCCGACGATAATGGGCTCGAACGATCGATGCAACCAACCAGTCGGTTGCTAACCTGGGCTGCATGCGTGACGCAGCCGCCACCAGGAAGCGGATCCTCCAGGCGGCGACCGCCGAGTTCGCCGAACACGGCATCGCCGGCGCTCGGGTGGATCGCATTGCCGCCGCCGCGCGGACCAACAAGGCGCAGTTGTACAGCTACTTCGGCAACAAGGACGCACTGTTCGATGCGATCTTCGCCGCCCAGGTCGCGGACAACGTCAATGCCGTACCGCTGACAGCCGAGGACCTACCCCGCTACGCGGTCGGTCTGTACGACGCCTACCTGGCTGATCCAGCACTGGTCCGCCTGTCGACCTGGGCGCGTCTGGAACGCACCCCGCTGGGCGAGCTCTTCGGACACGTCCCCGACCACGACGTCCCGGTGCTCGCCGCGCTCGAGCATGCGCAGGAGACGGGACTGCTCTTCGACGACATCCCGACGGCTGATCTC from Nakamurella sp. A5-74 harbors:
- a CDS encoding DUF222 domain-containing protein, with the translated sequence MNSTSGTSVADTRAHIAALNVGLKTLHTNLFQCPTGELGDFLSELAELRALAGAASVIVTADAETRGVVEASQSASTRGWVAEHGWHSRREATTIAKAAHILRRPELAEIADSIRTADIDLATAVVVQGEYDKLAPELLPGAHPIVLKQLVNHGAEHGPRGVRELRQWIIAHHSKPDEFADFQDRCRRHISLSSPTETSTGLHEYRLVVDNEGLSILEAAIQTLAAPRPDAATGERDNRPTDRRRGEALIEALRRSVLAQGQGATAAVTATVNVTMHLDDLQQRTGAATCTGTIADGTLLAPDTARKLACDAGIIPMVLGADGAVLDCGKEQRLFTLAQKRMLWARDRHCTFPGCDIPAQWCDAHHLVHWIDGGPTDLDNAALLCPAHHTIVHRDELNGEVTAGQVVWDRRPGSYRPTRRPAPPDRTVSADLGLPRQRAVSPPLRI
- a CDS encoding DUF429 domain-containing protein; the protein is MTVLGVDGWTGGWVGVELDDRGVVATHVAAEIDQLVAGCPDVTVVGIDMPIGLADQGVRACDLAGRLLLGSRRATLFPVPTRDALVCEDYQQALIISREQGSGGFSRQAWSLRGKILQIDRWYPAATRAGLAVHEVHPELSFAAIAGSVLPESKKTWAGLRRRLALLAEQSIVVPDAPGPAATVPSDDVLDAAVVAWTARRIAAGTAESIPDVPQRFSDGIGCAIRR
- a CDS encoding alcohol dehydrogenase catalytic domain-containing protein, translating into MRALVLHGPLDAQIDDVPVPDPRAGQAVVRIHRVGLCGTDLAFFRGTMPYLQTGGARYPLRIGHEWVGTVTAAPGDPDWVGARVTGDTMLGCGTCPRCRGGQQHVCAERFEIGVLGGWHGAAADELLVPTTCLHRIPDGVDDSAAALVEPAANGARAVREGGVVAGQRVAVIGPGALGSMATAFAARLGAEVEVIGRSDRGLDRAIGFGARKAWRRDDLTRPGGIPSDFDVVIEASGGAGMPQLALELVRPGGTVVCVGINGDPTPIDTRDLVTRDIRLIGNLSGSPAMAETIAAFADGSIDPTPLVDTTAPLEDGPVLLAAADAGKIHLTA
- a CDS encoding cytochrome P450 encodes the protein MDIAELGFDPTDRAFLADPYPVYTRLRAAGRALPDDSGRWYLPHFADVHAALRHRGLGRIYQHRFTDEEFGRPATEQQHPRWAESERWSLLNLEPPDHTRIRRMVSSVFTAKAVAGLRPVIERAASDQWDAAGSGGEVELIADYAQPFSITVICALLGVPVQDGPDLLRWSHAIVKMYELHSTPAERSAAEQASAEFIEYTQGLIARKRAEPLDDLVTRLVQVREDGGGLTDAEIVSTVIVLLNAGHEATVNTLGNGMRALLRHPEQWQRIVTGEVSTADAAEEMLRWDAPLQLFERWVLDDGVELAGRTFTRGDRIAMLFGSANRDPQRFPDADAFDVGRGDAAHIGFGAGTHFCIGAPLARLELDVSLERIRSAAPELSAAAEPEYQPYFVIRGLQALHLRTVA
- a CDS encoding acyl-CoA dehydrogenase family protein: MSRAALQPLDPLGIADLLSDEERAVRDAAREVADRLVQPHIAGWFEDGTVPDVRGLFTELGRTGLLGMHLEGYGCAGVSATAYGLACTELEATDSGFRSMVSVQGSLAMYAIHRWGSEEQKQQWLPGMAAGETIGCFGLTEPDSGSDPGSMTTRATRDGDDWLITGRKMWITNAPVADIAVVWAQTTDDPSGIRGFIVPTGGEGLQTPTIHHKLSLRASITGELVLDGVRVPVSAELPGAQGLRGPLSCLNEARFGIIFGVMGAARASFSAALSYAADRTQFGRPIAGFQLTQAKLAEMAASLSTGSLLALHLGLRKDAGTLLPAQVSLGKMNNVRAALEICRTARTILGGNGISLEYPVIRHMVNLETVLTYEGTHEMHTLVLGQALTGIDAFR
- a CDS encoding NAD(P)-dependent alcohol dehydrogenase, which produces MTTTTGYRATTTGGPLERWTFDRRDLRPDDLAVRVTHCGVCHTDLHALNTPADTPGAFPVVPGHEFVGEVTAIGVDVTDFAVGDPVAVGNIVDSCGMCDPCRAGQENFCRDFPTLTYGGVDRHDGSPTLGAYSDSYVVRERFAYHRPTELDPASVAPLMCAGITVWEPLRRWEIGPGSSVAVAGLGGLGHLAVKLAHALGADITVFTTSEAKASDAYRLGADQVVVSTDEVAMAAAAHRFDFVLDCVPVAHDLSPYLRTVAMDGTLCVVGYLGAIEVDTLDLLVGRKSLASAGSGGHRYTQDLLDFCGEHGIVADVEVVPSAQVMTALERLRRNDVRYRFVLDLGDL
- a CDS encoding TetR family transcriptional regulator, which gives rise to MRDAAATRKRILQAATAEFAEHGIAGARVDRIAAAARTNKAQLYSYFGNKDALFDAIFAAQVADNVNAVPLTAEDLPRYAVGLYDAYLADPALVRLSTWARLERTPLGELFGHVPDHDVPVLAALEHAQETGLLFDDIPTADLWSMLIALAGTWAQAAIVHTAQQGQPAAEHDRRRHALALTVRRAFCR